In one Yarrowia lipolytica chromosome 1A, complete sequence genomic region, the following are encoded:
- a CDS encoding uncharacterized protein (Compare to YALI0A21351g, no similarity), whose translation MRSSRTHKARSRLGHFSRPNSLLAHGIFSSWRSTGHTVTDLLTLGAGGRTRLCVELAEKQISAQTPNQKLSHILRLIHLFQCVIARVS comes from the coding sequence ATGCGGTCCTCAAGAACTCACAAGGCACGGAGCAGGCTCGGGCATTTCAGCCGGCCAAACTCGCTCTTGGCTCATGGCATTTTCAGCTCATGGCGGTCAACCGGGCACACAGTCACGGACTTACTGACACTTGGCGCAGGCGGTCGTACTCGCCTCTGTGTTGAACTCGCCGAGAAACAAATCTCAGCTCAAACGCCCAATCAGAAGCTGTCGCACATTCTCAGGCTCATACATCTTTTTCAATGCGTCATAGCGAGAGTCTCTTGA
- a CDS encoding uncharacterized protein (Compare to YALI0A21373g, no similarity) → MKLSTISFATLMAAANALDTSNPFVLKVHKPGSDIDGTRLSILGDDMYLANKGGMYLFTLSNNGSIMTQYGPGLEFDHDDEVETSSKGRKITAGLKFNDDDILQIPGNDMGLIACPVHDKEAQYAVKAGGHCRGGISFEAKAENDDRAPGWPKSGDNSDVDTSKPFGLIPEADGEDFNDMALVMLDGEMWLSNVGDAVYTLEHGVLRTSYGKGIEFDHDDQVETSRHKFTRGVWIDNGELRVHGHDMGFRLCPKEGKIAPYEVKNGGNCRNGKNIAVKVAPLDNNRDAAAGAGSNNSNSSSGGSSSTATSSGTASSGSSASSTGGSSASSTGDSSSRATGAAGSSSTMAASATAGNKNADSSSSSSSSSPTADNSNSAALNIASAGAIAAAFAALLI, encoded by the coding sequence ATGAAGCTCTCTACCATTTCTTTCGCCACTCTCATGGCTGCTGCCAATGCCCTTGATACTTCCAACCCCTTCGTTCTGAAGGTCCATAAGCCGGGTTCCGACATTGACGGTACCCGACTATCTATCCTTGGGGATGACATGTACCTGGCTAATAAGGGAGGCATGTACCTCTTTACCCTGTCCAACAACGGCTCAATTATGACCCAGTACGGTCCTGGTCTTGAGTTCGATCACGATGACGAGGTCGAGACCTCCTCCAAGGGTCGAAAGATCACCGCCGGCCTCAAGTTCAATGACGACGATATCCTCCAGATTCCTGGTAACGATATGGGACTCATTGCTTGCCCCGTTCATGATAAGGAGGCCCAGTACGCGGTCAAGGCTGGTGGACACTGCCGTGGCGGCATCTCCttcgaggccaaggctgagaACGATGACAGAGCCCCTGGCTGGCCCAAGTCTGGCGACAATTCTGACGTCGACACCTCCAAGCCCTTTGGTCTGATTCCCGAGGCTGACGGTGAGGACTTCAACGATATGGCGCTTGTCATGCTTGACGGGGAGATGTGGCTCTCCAACGTGGGAGACGCTGTCTACACTCTTGAGCATGGTGTCCTCAGGACCTCTTACGGTAAGGGTATCGAGTTTGATCACGATGACCAGGTCGAGACTTCTCGCCACAAGTTCACCAGAGGTGTGTGGATTGATAACGGTGAGCTCAGGGTCCACGGTCATGATATGGGTTTCCGACTCTGTCCCAAGGAGGGCAAGATTGCTCCTTACGAGGTTAAGAATGGTGGAAACTGTCGAAACGGAAAGAACATTGCTGTCAAGGTCGCCCCTCTTGACAACAACCGAGATGCCGCTGCCGGCGCCGGttccaacaactccaactcttCTTCAGGAGgctcttcctccaccgcTACTTCTTCCGGCACCGCTTCGTCtggttcttctgcttcCTCTACTGGTGGCTCTtctgcctcctccactGGCGACTCCTCTTCTCGAGCAACcggtgctgctggctcttcctccaccatgGCTGCCTCTGCCACCGCAGGAAACAAGAACGCCgactcttcctcttcttcttcttcttcttcccctACTGCTGACAACTCTAACTCCGCCGCCCTCAACATtgcttctgctggagcCATTGCTGCCGCCTTTGCTGCTCTCCTCATTTAG
- a CDS encoding uncharacterized protein (Compare to YALI0A21395g, no similarity), which yields MSTIGEDGLIETHVIPKKRLTQLYKNLSKQRQFVPPFPKQTLPLNDEILPFEFTKGDEKYIKEHIIASVITHSAIPDFLRLEPSDIPHLQKRYGYQRLQVKMRDICNRLSGTPCLASVHKQTATEDMIDQIDMTWNLSRELTKAMKKRNRLTSTIYHFLLIFQNLHPHLSMKMAAATMVHLLEEGHARINIKRFVFPALEYSGPTWETVMTNNLSPLTKDTERTGRSDFSRAEKRKLAEALLKLHRCKYPQREEDIIGIVESLIEETKRKYTPVQLIREMVCMLGKVDQIKSVVRMSVRLQMSLYFLLAIETRISHQQEKARRRELDTRGREVMRMIKEGSSAGILEEDMSLNVS from the coding sequence ATGTCGACAAtaggagaagatggactCATTGAAACCCATGTAATCCCTAAAAAGCGCCTGACTCAGCTCTATAAGAACTTATCCAAACAACGTCAATTTGTTCCCCCATTCCCTAAACAGACTCTGCCACTGAACGACGAGATTCTTCCTTTTGAATTCACCAAAGGCGACGAAAAGTACATCAAAGAACATATTATTGCTTCTGTCATTACCCACAGCGCCATTCCAGACTTCTTACGATTGGAACCAAGTGATATCCCACACCTACAGAAAAGATATGGGTACCAACGGCTACAGGTTAAAATGAGAGACATCTGTAACAGGTTATCAGGGACCCCGTGTTTGGCGAGTGTTCACAAACAAACAGCCACAGAAGACATGATAGATCAGATTGACATGACGTGGAATCTGTCCAGGGAATTAACCAAGgccatgaagaagaggaacaGGTTAACATCCACCATTTACCATTTTCTGCTCATATTTCAGAATCTACATCCTCACTTGTCTATGAAGATGGCTGCAGCTACTATGGTTCATCTTTTGGAGGAAGGGCATGCCCGTATCAACATCAAGCGGTTTGTGTTCCCTGCGTTGGAGTACAGCGGGCCTACGTGGGAGACTGTTATGACCAATAACCTGTCTCCACTGACTAAAGACACCGAGAGGACAGGGAGAAGCGATTTTTCGAgagcagagaagaggaaACTAGCTGAAGCGTTATTGAAACTACACCGTTGCAAGTATCCTcagagagaggaggatATCATCGGTATCGTGGAAAGCTTGATTGAAGAGACAAAAAGGAAGTACACCCCTGTCCAGCTCATTAGGGAGATGGTCTGTATGTTGGGAAAAGTGGATCAAATCAAGTCTGTGGTGAGAATGAGCGTTCGGCTACAGATGAGTCTTTACTTTTTGCTCGCAATTGAGACACGAATCTCGCATCAACAGGAGAAGGCTCGGAGAAGAGAGCTTGATACGAGGGGTCGTGAAGTGATGAGAATGATCAAGGAGGGGTCTTCAGCAGGAATTCTTGAAGAAGACATGTCACTGAATGTGTCTTGA